One stretch of Cheilinus undulatus linkage group 5, ASM1832078v1, whole genome shotgun sequence DNA includes these proteins:
- the slc4a5a gene encoding electrogenic sodium bicarbonate cotransporter 4: MDHGDRGMGVSHLHYEEEEDHQSIYIGVPVPRGYRRKRRRRRSSREAAEMDRDRHYSHHRHHEHDHYRDIEEGLLDSNEQSLQDIHHTMSPAAERLRYILSEDDDMQTPTLFTEMDTLQREGDELEWKESARWVKFEEKVEEGGERWSKPHVSTLSLHSLFELRTCLQTGTVLLDLEGYSLPQIVDDIIERQIEEGMISPELREKISFVLLRKHRHQTKKPIHRSLADMGKSSSSTSKYRNVGARGGQGPGPGPGPGPGPGPGPGPVTNFNRSTEDLRLKQQPANYGRLRHAQSRSMNDIADTPSTDQLKNKFMKKIPRDAEASNVLVGEVDFLSKPFVAFVRLAQATTLGGLTEVPVPTRFLFILLGPQGKAKSYNEIGRAIATLMVDDLFSDVAYKARDREDLIAGIDEFLDEVIVLPPGEWDPKIRIEPPKKVPSADKRKSVFSLNELGQMNGTAGGGGGLAEDEEMPAQHELGEELAFTGRFCGGLFLDIKRKLPWLPSDFYEGFHIQSISAVLFIYLGCITNAITFGGLLGDATDNYQGVMESFLGTSLAGSVFCLFGGQPLIILSSTGPILIFEKLLFEFSKNNGIDYMELRLWIGIHSCLQCFILVATDASYIIKYMTRFTEEGFSSLISFIFISDAIKKMVGSFKYYPINTDFKPDYITAYKCECLAPDPMAAMIFNGLVPMPDNSSSVSGLNVTALDWSQLSKKECLKYGGSLVGKSCKYVPDLALMSFILFFGTYSMTVSLKKFKFSRYFPTKLRKLISDFSIFMSIMTFVGLDMLIGLKTPKLIVPTEFKPTRPDRGWLVMPFGKNPWWIYLASFVPALLVTILIFMDQQISAVIVNRKENKLKKGCGYHLDLFWVGVLMAACSFLGLPWYVAATVISIAHIDSLKMESESSAPGEQPQFLGVREQRVTGLLVFALTGVSIFLAPILKYIPMPVLYGVFLYMGVASLNGIQFWDRIKLYLMPSKHQPDFSYLRHVPLRRVHLFTLIQIICLAVLWVLKSTFLAIIFPVMILGLMVVRKMLDMVFSQHDLAWLDDLLPEKEKKKKDDDKKKGREKEKKKAKPNDSEDENLPFLSITLHLKISCPSSPAVPMGRGMACPVPQVKIEMESDYDSDIDHHRPRDMSSETTL; encoded by the exons ATGGACCATGGAGACAGAGGGATGGGGGTCTCTCATCTTCActatgaggaggaggagg ATCATCAGTCCATCTACATCGGCGTGCCAGTACCTCGAGGATATAGACGCAAACGCAGAAGACGGCGTTCCAGTCGTGAGGCTGCTGAGATGGACAGGGACAGGCACTACAGCCATCACAGACACCATGAGCACGACCACTACAGAGACATAGAGGAGGGCCTTCTGGATTCAAATGAGCAGAGTCTACAAGATATTCACCACACAA TGTCTCCAGCAGCAGAGCGGCTTCGTTACATTCTGAGTGAAGATGACGACATGCAGACACCAACCCTCTTTACAGAAATGGACACTTTACAGCGTGAAGGAGATGAGCTAGAGTGGAAAGAGTCTGCCAG ATGGGTGAAGTTTGAAGAGAAGGTGGAAGAGGGAGGAGAAAGGTGGAGTAAACCACACGTGTCCACTCTGTCCCTGCATAGTCTTTTTGAGCTAAGGACTTGTCTCCAGACAGGAACAGTGCTGCTGGACCTGGAAGGCTACTCATTGCCTCAAATAGTTG ATGACATCATTGAGCGGCAGATCGAGGAAGGGATGATCTCTCCTGAGCTTAGAGAGAAGATTAGTTTTGTGCTGCTGAGGAAACATCGTCACCAGACAAAGAAGCCAATTCATCGTTCACTTGCTGACATGGGAAAATCCAGCTCATCTACCAGTAAGT ATCGGAATGTAGGAGCCAGAGGAGGACAGGGTCCAGGGCCAGggccaggaccaggaccaggaccagggcCAGGTCCAGGGCCAGTAACCAACTTCAACCGATCAACCGAGGATCTCAGACTAAAACAGCAGCCTGCAAACTACGGTCGCCTGC GTCATGCTCAGAGTAGAAGTATGAATGATATTGCGGATACTCCAAGCACGGACCAG ctaaaaaataaattcatgaaGAAAATCCCCAGAGATGCAGAGGCTTCTAACGTTTTGGTTGGAGAAGTTGATTTCCTCAGTAAACCTTTTGTAGCATTCGTCCGCCTGGCTCAAGCAACAACTCTTGGAGGTCTGACTGAAGTCCCTGTCCCTACCAG GTTCCTATTTATTCTCTTGGGACCTCAAGGAAAGGCTAAATCTTATAATGAGATCGGCCGAGCCATAGCAACTTTAATGGTGGATGAT CTCTTCAGTGATGTAGCGTACAAGGCCAGAGATCGAGAGGATCTCATTGCAGGGATAGATGAATTTTTGGATGAGGTGATTGTGCTTCCACCTGGAGAATGGGACCCCAAAATCCGAATTGAACCACCAAAGAAAGTCCCCTCAGCTGACAAAAG AAAGTCAGTGTTCTCCTTAAATGAACTGGGGCAGATGAATGGCACagctggaggaggtggaggccttgctgaggatgaagagatgCCAGCGCAGCATGAGCTTGGAGAGGAGCTGGCATTCACTGGACG CTTCTGCGGGGGTCTGTTCCTGGACATCAAGCGGAAATTGCCATGGCTACCGAGTGATTTCTATGAGGGTTTCCACATTCAGTCCATCTCTGCAGTGCTCTTCATTTACTTGGGCTGCATCACAAATGCCATCACGTTTGGGGGCCTGCTGGGAGACGCTACTGACAACTACCAG GGTGTGATGGAGAGTTTCCTCGGTACTTCTCTGGCTGGCTCTGTCTTCTGTCTCTTTGGTGGTCAGCCCCTCATCATCCTCAGCTCCACTGGTCCAATACTTATCTTTGAAAAGCTCCTGTTTGAATTCAGCAA GAATAATGGGATAGATTACATGGAGCTTCGACTCTGGATCGGCATCCACTCCTGCCTACAGTGTTTCATCCTTGTAGCTACAGATGCCAGTTACATCATCAAGTACATGACACGGTTCACAGAGGAGGGTTTCTCCAGCCTGATCTCCTTCATCTTCATCTCTGATGCCATCAAGAAGATGGTGGGCTCCTTCAAATATTATCCCATCAACACTGACTTCAAGCCTGACTACATCACTGCCTACAAGTGTGAATGCCTTGCGCCAGACCCAA TGGCTGCAATGATCTTCAATGGTTTAGTTCCAATGCCAGATAACAGCTCTAGTGTTTCTGGG TTGAATGTGACAGCTCTGGACTGGAGCCAGTTAAGCAAGAAGGAGTGTCTGAAGTATGGAGGCTCTCTTGTGGGAAAATCCTGCAAGTATGTTCCAGATCTGGCCTTAATGTCATTCATTCTCTTCTTCGGCACCTACTCCATGACCGTCTCCCTCAAGAAGTTCAAGTTCAGCCGCTACTTCCCCACCAAG CTGAGGAAACTCATCAGTGACTTTTCAATCTTCATGTCAATCATGACATTTGTGGGACTTGATATGCTGATCGGACTGAAGACTCCAAAATTAATCGTCCCCACAGAATTTAAG CCAACTCGACCAGATCGAGGCTGGCTGGTGATGCCGTTTGGCAAGAACCCGTGGTGGATTTATCTAGCAAGCTTTGTTCCTGCCCTCCTTGTTACCATTCTCATCTTCATGGACCAGCAGATCAGTGCAGTCATTGTGAACCGCAAGGAGAACAAACTTAAG AAAGGTTGCGGCTACCACCTTGATCTGTTCTGGGTTGGGGTATTGATGGCTGCCTGCTCTTTTCTGGGCTTGCCCTGGTACGTCGCTGCCACTGTCATCTCTATAGCCCACATCGACTCTCTGAAGATGGAGAGTGAGTCCAGTGCACCAGGAGAACAGCCTCAGTTCCTCGGGGTCAG agaaCAGAGAGTAACGGGCCTTTTGGTGTTCGCTTTGACTGGTGTCTCCATCTTCCTAGCTCCAATACTCAAG TACATCCCCATGCCTGTTCTATATGGTGTCTTCCTCTACATGGGTGTAGCCTCCCTCAATGGAATCCAG TTCTGGGACAGGATTAAATTATACTTGATGCCATCCAAGCACCAGCCTGACTTCTCTTACCTCCGTCATGTTCCTCTGAGGAGGGTACACCTATTCACTCTGATCCAGATCATATGTCTAGCTGTCCTCTGGGTCCTCAAATCCACCTTCTTGGCCATCATATTCCCTGTTATG ATTCTGGGGCTTATGGTTGTCCGAAAGATGCTAGATATGGTCTTCTCCCAGCATGATTTGGCCTGGCTAGATGACCTTCTgccagaaaaggaaaaaaagaagaaggatGACGATAAAAAGAaggggagagagaaggagaagaagaaggcaAAACCAAATGATAGCGAGGATGAG AACTTGCCCTTCCTCAGCATCACCCTCCACCTGAAGATATCCTGTCCATCATCTCCTGCTGTGCCGATGGGCAGAGGGATGGCCTGTCCTGTGCCCCAGGTCAAGATTGAGATGGAGTCAGACTATGACTCAGACATCGACCACCACCGCCCTAGAGACATGAGCAGTGAGACAACTTTATAG